A portion of the Scylla paramamosain isolate STU-SP2022 chromosome 32, ASM3559412v1, whole genome shotgun sequence genome contains these proteins:
- the LOC135089086 gene encoding LOW QUALITY PROTEIN: DNA polymerase epsilon catalytic subunit A-like (The sequence of the model RefSeq protein was modified relative to this genomic sequence to represent the inferred CDS: deleted 1 base in 1 codon), translating into MPLQNTGKFKPDRFSGNKEGDASGAGDGSERRLQQSLENDATDEKFGFVRYTKPLEMVGWLLNMHPTEILNEEKRLISAVDYYFIKEDGSRFKVSLPYQPYFYVMTKKEVTQEVATFLSKKFSGMISKVEVVKKEDLDLDNHLSGLKQTLLKLSFMTVNDLVKVRNTINTAVRRNKEVASSKTVFTEMLSAHFAGETSDGNKRMQDHLENILDIREYDVPYHVRVSIDCKIFVGLWYSIQRCSTGFPSITRREDLLVWPDCIVLAYDIETTKLPLKFPDPNSDQVMMISYMIDGQGFLIVNREIVTEDVEDFEYTPRPEFEGPFTVFNEPNEKNVIRRFFDHILEVKPHIFVTYNGDFFDWPFVEARAKMHDMDMAKEIGFAKSRDGVYSSRPSMHMDCFCWVKRDSYLPVGSQNLKAVAKAKLHYDPVEIDPEDMCTFAVEQPQVLANYSVSDAVATYYLYMKYVHPFIVALCTIIPMEPDEVLRKGSGTLCEALLMVQAYHANIVYPNKQQSILNKQTADGHVLDQETYVGGHVEAIESGVFRADIPCSFRMVPEAYQKLLNNVERTIKFCIEVEQGIPLDQVTNYTEVVEDIKAKLANLRDSPYCLKKPLIYHLDVGAMYPNIILTNRLQPSAMVDESACAVCDFNKPGATCQRKMSWIWRGDVMPASRSEFQQLKLQLETEHFPPAEPGGERRAFHQLNKEEQAAVEKKRLQDYCRKAYKKTKTTRTEERWQTICQRENSFYISTVRSFRDRRYEYKGLLKVAKKDVAKAQEKGDPSEIKAANAKAVLYDSLQLAHKCILNSFYGYVMRKGSRWHSMEMAGIVCYTGATIITRSREIIEQIGRPLELDTDGIWCILPDSFPEKYTITTTNPKKAKVVIEYPGAMLNVMVKDHYTNHQYHDLVDPENLEYSVRSENSIFFEVDGPYKAMILPASKEEGKKLKKRYAVFEFDGSLAELKGFEVKRRGELQLIKIFQSSVFSAFLQGDTLESCYASVATVADYWLDVLYSKAANMPDSELFELIAENRSMSKKLEEYGNQKSTSISTAKRLAEFLGDQMVKDAGLSCRYIISKKPDGAPVTERAIPLNIFQTEPSVKHHYLRRWLKDPSLCNFDIRNILDWNYYIERLSGTIMKIVTIPAALQGVENPVPRVPHPKWLHKRMMERNDTLKQKRITDMFSVIAKPTPRPQTVEEDSEDLFASQETPDIEDVLSSNSINKKALGPAVTSKRKRPADSLQADTSHLNRSWRDALGNPPKMGSSKEGLRAWIQFQKKKWEFQQQQRSSQAKRTRKDWMTFGGGVSRGEAGSGRVVRSGPAMTLGGFLRQAHRTLLDVPWQIIQLAETNTPGQFKLWALVGSDLHLIKLIIPRVFYINLRSPKEESENDSGTWRKVNKTLPRCYPVHHLYEYSLPEEVFRKHSSGLVADLSSPDVEGIYETQVPLEFRAMVQLGCVCVVDRSLTQGETDTFELNQLKFKTVAQYQYLEEGSMRHIYFYHHSSGNKAMFGIFFTTAKKASIFVLDTVRTNQMPNMANLYNTERNTRIASGIEDSNLPEANFEFDVKFETEARKIHRQIQRVLQSYRDEKKGPTLVAVQSPMRLTSLTSQMPDLGEFPQVPIHITDPETMYNVLDWQHKGARAMVRHFLGVKQLLSTSMEQSRYFHIPVGNLPRDTTAFGADLFYARHLQKHNTVLWASPGPRPDLGGHEHDDNRAVLEPDGISVTSQINHSSCYSTVCVELDVDALAVTTILQANNINEMEGTSSSVAFDAAPQASLQDMMSGPDSSATVYDETSRSASAFKVLRQMVAAWLRDVSVYKNVFADYQIIHFYRWLHDPNSLLYDPALHRMLRNLMRKLFLHLIAEFKRLGAVIVHANFNKIILCTRKKRLEDAISYVQYVVNSIRGKELFHSIDLSFNQCWEYLMWLDPSNHGGIKGRLPKEIQDSEESQEEIRNSNSGVVESEEQSNTTIDEEGPLIEMAWNLAEFLPKWCDCQSSFNNVIASYICTIYEKLQEEANCHTPGYTPMKRKPSSQASQQPPPADSNKTCAEFARELVAGQLAQKLYFLTQRIHKKGAASKEVEDAENSMLLTASFHHFPALEFVKSVTKVLSLDSTVTQEVCKLRRDLLKLLNIGEFSLEAEWKDPCVSYILPEVICHSCNHCRNIDLCKDVYQTTESGMRVWLCPVCDTRYSTGDIEQQLIDLIQNNSMALVLQDLQCENCLEVKQPNMTVHCSCGGHFKTLENHKEFENKLQVFNKISMLFNMPLLEENIKWISENNHWLVL; encoded by the exons TGGGGCAGGTGACGGTTCTGAGAGACGCTTGCAGCAGAGCCTGGAGAATGACGCCACAGATGAAAAGTTTGGGTTTGTGCGGTACACCAAGCCACTGGAGATGGTGGGCTGGCTGCTCAACATGCATCCT ACTGAAATtcttaatgaagagaaaaggttAATCAGTGCTGTCGACTACTACTTCATCAAGGAAGATGGATCCAGATTCAAG GTGTCACTGCCATACCAGCCATACTTCTATGTCATGACCAAGAAGGAAGTCACTCAGGAAGTTGCTACTTTTTTGTCCAAGAAGTTTTCTGGTATGATTTCTAAAGTGGAAGTTGTTAAAAAGGAAGATCTGGATCTG GACAATCACTTGAGTGGGCTGAAGCAGACTTTACTGAAGCTTTCTTTCATGACTGTGAATGATCTTGTGAAA gTGAGAAACACCATCAACACTGCTGTCAGAAGGAACAAAGAGGTGGCGAGCTCCAAGACTGTGTTCACAGAGATGCTGTCGGCTCACTTTGCTGGGGAGACAAGTGATGGTAACAAGCGCATGCAGGACCATCTGGAGAACATCTTGGACATCAG gGAGTATGATGTCCCCTACCATGTGCGGGTCTCCATTGACTGCAAAATCTTTGTGGGGCTGTGGTACTCCATCCAGAGGTGCAGCACAGGCTTCCCCTCCATCACACGGCGGGAGGACCTGCTGGTGTGGCCCGACTGCATTGTGCTGGCCTATGACATCGAGACCACCAAACTGCCCCTTAAGTTTCCAGACCCCAACTCAGACCAAGTCATGATGATCTCATACATGATTGATGGGCAG GGATTCCTGATTGTCAACCGGGAAATAGTGACAGAGGATGTGGAGGACTTTGAGTATACGCCACGGCCAGAGTTTGAGGGACCCTTCACCGTTTTCAACGAGCCAAATGAAAAGAACGTGATCAGGAGATTCTTTGATCACATTCTAGAG GTGAAACCGCACATCTTTGTCACATACAACGGAGATTTCTTTGATTGGCCGTTTGTGGAGGCTCGGGCCAAGATGCACGACATGGACATGGCCAAGGAGATTGGCTTTGCAAAGAGCCGTGATGGCGTCTATTCCTCCCGACCCAGCATGCACATGGACTGCTTCTG CTGGGTGAAGAGAGATTCATACTTACCTGTTGGATCTCAGAACCTGAAGGCCGTGGCCAAGGCCAAGCTGCATTATGATCCAGTGGAAATAGATCCAGAAGACATGTGTACCTTTGCAGTAGAGCAGCCACAG GTTCTGGCAAACTATTCCGTGTCAGATGCCGTGGCAACTTACTACCTTTACATGAAGTACGTCCATCCCTTCATTGTGGCTCTGTGCACCATCATTCCCATGGAGCCTGACGAG GTGCTGCGCAAGGGTTCAGGTACTCTGTGTGAGGCGTTGTTGATGGTGCAGGCCTACCATGCCAATATTGTCTACCCCAACAAACAACAGTCCATCCTAAACAAGCAGACCGCTGATGGCCATGTGCTGGACCAGGAGACATACGTTGGAGGCCACGTGGAGGCCATTGAGTCTGGGGTTTTTCGAGCAGACATTCCCTGCAGCTTTAGGATG GTGCCAGAAGCATACCAGAAGCTTCTGAACAATGTGGAGCGCACCATCAAGTTCTGTATTGAGGTTGAGCAAGGCATTCCATTGGACCAAGTGACCAACTACACTGAGGTGGTGGAAGACATCAAGGCAAAGCTGGCAAACTTGCGGGACTCACCATATTGTCTGAAGAAGCCTCTCATCTACCACTTGGATGTGGGCGCCATGTACCCCAATATCATCCTCACAAACCGCTTGCAGCCATCTGCCATG GTTGATGAGAGTGCTTGTGCTGTGTGTGATTTCAACAAGCCAGGAGCCACATGCCAGCGCAAGATGTCCTGGATCTGGCGTGGTGATGTCATGCCAGCTTCACGTAGTGAGTTCCAACAACTTAAGCTGCAGCTGGAGACAGAGCACTTCCCTCCGGCTGAGCCAGGCGGAGAGCGCAGGGCATTTCACCAGCTGAACAA GGAAGAGCAGGCAGCTGTGGAAAAGAAGCGTCTTCAGGACTACTGTCGCAAGGCTTACAAGAAGACCAAGACCACCCGCACTGAGGAACGCTGGCAAACAATTTGCCAGCGAGAGAACAGCTTCTACATCAGCACTGTGCGCTCCTTTAGGGACCGCCGCTACGAGTACAAGGGACTGCTGAAGGTGGCCAAGAAGGATGTGGCAAAGGCACAGGAGAAG GGAGATCCATCAGAGATCAAGGCAGCCAATGCAAAGGCGGTGCTGTACGACTCCCTGCAGCTGGCTCACAAGTGCATCCTCAACTCCTTCTATGGGTATGTGATGAGGAAGGGCTCCCGCTGGCATTCCATGGAGATGGCAGGCATTGTGTGCTACACTGGGGCAACCATCATCACCCGCTCCAGGGAGATCATTGAGCAG ATTGGTCGTCCTCTTGAGCTGGACACTGACGGCATTTGGTGCATCCTTCCTGACTCCTTCCCAGAGAagtacaccatcaccacaaccaatCCCAAGAAGGCCAAGGTTGTCATAGAGTATCCGGGCGCCATGCTCAACGTCATGGTCAAGGACCACTACACCAACCACCAGTACCACGACCTCGTGGATCCCGAGAATCTGGAGTATTCTGTGCGGTCAGAAAACTCCATCTTCTTTGAG GTTGACGGCCCCTACAAAGCCATGATACTCCCAGCAtccaaagaggaagggaagaagctgaagaaacgTTATGCTGTGTTTGAGTTTGACGGTTCACTGGCAGAACTGAAAGGTTTTGAGGTGAAGCGTCGAGGGGAGCTGCAGCTCATCAAGATCTTCCAGTCATCTGTGTTTAGTGCCTTTCTGCAAGGAGACACCTTGGAGTCTTGTTATGCCAGCGTAGCCACG GTTGCAGACTACTGGCTGGATGTCTTGTACAGCAAGGCTGCCAACATGCCAGACTCAGAGCTGTTTGAGCTGATTGCTGAGAACAGATCCATGAGCAAGAAACTTGAGGAATATGGTAACCAGAAATCCACTTCCATCTCCACCGCCAAGAGACTCGCTGAATTCCTTGGTGACCAGATGGTGAAGGACGCAGGGCTGAGCTGCCGCTACATCATATCCAAGAAGCCAGATGGAGCCCCAGTGACTGAGAG AGCCATTCCCCTTAACATCTTCCAGACGGAGCCGTCCGTGAAGCACCACTACCTGCGGCGCTGGCTCAAGGATCCCTCCCTCTGCAACTTTGACATCAGAAACATTTTGGATTGGAACTATTACATTGAGAGACTGTCAGGCACAATTATGAAGATTGTTACTATACCTGCTGCTCTCCAG GGTGTTGAGAACCCAGTGCCTCGAGTGCCTCACCCCAAGTGGTTGCACAAGAGGATGATGGAGAGGAACGACACCTTAAAGCAGAAACGTATTACTGACATGTTCTCTGTTATTGCCAAGCCCACACCGAGGCCCCAGACagtggaggaggat TCTGAGGATCTTTTTGCATCCCAAGAAACACCTGATATAGAAGATGTGTTGTCATCAAATTCTATAAACAAAAAGGCTTTGGGACCGGCTGTGACAAGCAAGCGCAAAAGACCAGCAGACTCACTTCAGGCAGACACAAGTCATCTGAACAGGAGTTGGAGGGATGCTTTGGGCAACCCACCCAAGATGGGAAGCTCTAAG GAAGGGCTTCGGGCGTGGATTCAATTCCAAAAGAAAAAGTGGGAGTTTCAACAACAGCAGAGGAGCAGTCAGGCCAAGAGGACACGCAAAGACTGGATGACCTTTGGGGGTGGGGTGAGCAGGGGGGAGGCTGGCAGTGGCAGAGTGGTGAGGTCTGGGCCAGCCATGACATTAGGGGGCTTCCTGCGTCAGGCTCACCGCACACTGCTGGATGTTCCTTGGCAGATTATTCAG CTTGCAGAGACAAACACTCCAGGACAGTTCAAGCTGTGGGCTTTGGTGGGTAGTGACCTTCATCTCATCAAGCTCATCATTCCTAGAGTGTTCTACATCAACCTGCGATCACCCAAGGAGGAATCCGAGAATGACAGTGGAACCTGGAGGAAGGTGAACAAGACGTTGCCTCGCTGCTACCCGGTGCACCACCTCTATGAGTACAGCCTGCCAGAAGAGGTGTTCAGGAAGCACAGCAGCGGCCTGGTGGCTGATCTCTCCTCCCCAGACGTGGAGGGGATTTACGAAACTCAG GTGCCCTTGGAGTTCAGGGCCATGGTCCagcttgggtgtgtgtgtgtggtggacaGATCCCTTACTCAGGGAGAAACGGATACATTTGAATTAAATCAATTGAAATTCAAAACAGTGGCTCAATACCAGTATTTAGAGGAAGGCAGCATGCGTCATATCTATTTCTACCACCACTCCAGCGGGAACAAAGCTATGTTTGGCATTTTCTTC ACCACAGCAAAAAAGGCGAGCATCTTTGTGCTTGACACAGTCCGTACCAATCAGATGCCAAACATGGCAAACTTATACAATACTGAAAGAAATACAAGGATAGCTAGTGGGATTGAAgactcaaatcttccagaagcCAACTTTGAATTTGATGTCAAGTTTGAAACAGAAGCTAGAAAAATACACCGTCAAATTCAACGTGTTTTGCAAAGTTacagagatgagaaaaaagggCCCACTCTGGTGGCAGTCCAGTCTCCAATGAGGCTCACAAGCTTGACATCTCAGATGCCTGATCTAGGAGAGTTTCCTCAGGTACCAATTCACATAACAGACCCTGAGACAATGTACAACGTCCTGGACTGGCAGCACAAAGGGGCACGTGCAATGGTGCGTCACTTCCTAGGAGTGAAGCAGCTGCTTTCAACTTCCATGGAGCAGAGTCGCTACTTCCACATTCCTGTTGGCAACCTTCCCCGTGACACTACAGCTTTTGGGGCAGATCTCTTCTATGCCAGGCACCTGCAGAAGCACAACACAGTCCTTTGGGCCTCACCAGGACCCAGGCCAGACCTTGGAGGTCATGAACATGATGACAACAGGGCAGTGTTAGAGCCTGATGGAATATCAGTCACTTCCCAAATCAACCACTCTAGCTGTTACTCCACAGTGTGTGTCGAGCTGGATGTTGATGCTCTGGCAGTCACTACCATACTCCAG GCaaacaatattaatgaaatggagggaactAGCAGCAGTGTGGCCTTTGATGCGGCTCCTCAGGCGTCACTGCAGGACATGATGAGTGGGCCAGACTCCTCTGCCACAGTTTATGATGAGACGTCTCGCAGCGCCTCGGCTTTTAAAGTTCTCCGTCAGATGGTTGCCGCTTGGCTGCGTGATGTCTCAGTGTACAAGAATGTGTTTGCAGATTATCAGATTATACACTTTTACCGCTGGCTGCATGATCCAAACTCCCTCCTGTATGACCCGGCCCTGCATCGCATGCTGCGCAACCTGATGCGGAagctcttccttcacctcattgCTGAGTTCAAGAGACTTGGAGCAGTCATAGTACATGCCAACTTCAACAAAATTATACTCTGCACCAGAAAAAAGAGATTAGAAGATGCCATATCCTATGTTCAGTATGTTGTGAACAGCATCCGTGGCAAGGAGCTCTTCCACTCCATCGATCTATCCTTTAACCAGTGTTGGGAATACCTCATGTGGTTAGATCCATCCAATCATGGTGGTATTAAAGGAAGGCTTCCCAAGGAAATTCAGGACAGTGAGGAGAGtcaagaggaaataagaaattcAAATAGTGGAGTTGTTGAGAGTGAAGAACAAAGTAATACTACTATTGATGAGGAAGGACCTCTAATTGAAATGGCCTGGAACCTTGCTGAGTTCTTGCCCAAGTGGTGTGACTGCCAGTCCAGCTTTAACAATGTCATAGCATCATACATCTGCACCATCTATGAGAAGTTGCAGGAAGAGGCAAATTGCCACACTCCCGGCTATACTCCAATGAAGAGAAAACCCTCAAGTCAAGCTTCTCAGCAGCCACCCCCTGCAGACTCCAACAAGACTTGTGCAGAGTTTGCTCGAGAACTGGTAGCTGGTCAGCTGGCACAAAAGCTGTACTTCCTGACTCAGCGCATTCATAAGAAGGGGGCTGCCAgtaaggaggtggaggacgcTGAAAACAGCATGCTGTTGACTGCCTCATTCCACCACTTCCCAGCGCTTGAGTTTGTGAAAAGTGTAACAAAAGTACTGTCTCTTGACAGTACTGTGACACAAGAG GTGTGCAAACTCCGAAGAGATCTTCTTAAACTACTGAACATTGGAGAGTTTTCACTCGAGGCTGAATGGAAAGACCCTTGTGTGTCATACATCCTTCCAGAGGTTATCTGCCACTCCTGCAACCACTGCCGCAACATTGACCTTTGTAAAGATGTGTATCAAACTACTGAAAGTGGAAT GCGTGTGTGGCTTTGTCCGGTGTGTGACACCAGGTACTCCACGGGAGACATCGAGCAGCAGCTGATTGACTTGATTCAGAACAATTCCATGGCTCTTGTTCTTCAGGATCTGCAGTGTGAAAACTGTCTGGAG GTGAAGCAGCCCAACATGACGGTTCACTGCAGCTGTGGTGGACACTTCAAGACTCTGGAGAACCACAAGGAGTTTGAAAATAAGTTGCAAGTGTTCAATAAAATCTCTATGCTTTTCAACATGCCTCTCcttgaagaaaatataaaatggaTTTCTGAAAATAATCACTGGCTGGTTTTGTGA
- the LOC135089377 gene encoding glutamate receptor ionotropic, kainate 2-like, which translates to MYDSAIEGQATWVHLILDGTVSELQPAVITEFRAIRISRSSSFAFSPKFLACRVSCIITRVSRCFGKYRSHLPTVTVTRIHEADIALGPFGLTYSRSRVVDFTSPILIDYYRILVRRPRSEPDPLGFLRPFRWPVWVGLVVSLGVAGTVMFFSRWFVRHHYISAGSGKGALTELMSQWWAAYGALLSQPSVLTHAAVGGWTGSWAGWRVAAGAWWVTALVVARSYSSGLTSLLAVRTVPVRYDYLTQVIADKQLHLVFEKATALVEHMSTVQRGIYKELADTRQQDRAHFLASSDLYKAAYQEVRKGSHALLVEDTTCRKVYSDDFTKYGQCDFYIGKEQYWPLIFSLIGRKGSPLIPVISNMLEQMVAHDLYFKWLGDELPNATACLRASTRVTVNEPYSLKGLWGVFVLFAGGLLGAVTVLLCEGLALSLNTATS; encoded by the exons ATGTATGATAGTGCCATTGAGGGTCAAGCCACGTGGGTTCACCTGATCCTGGATGGCACGG TTTCGGAGCTACAGCCGGCCGTCATCACAG AGTTTCGCGCTATCCGAATTTCGCGATCCTCAAGTTTCGCGtttagtcctaaattcttagcATGTCGAGTCTCGTGCATTATCACCCGAGTTTCGCGCTGCTTTGGCAAGTATCGCTCACATTTACCCACCGTTACCGTCACGCGTATACAC gaggctGACATCGCCCTGGGTCCCTTCGGCCTCACCTACTCCAGGTCACGCGTAGTGGACTTCACCTCGCCCATCCTCATCGACTACTACCGCATCCTGGTCCGCCGCCCCCGCTCAGAGCCCGATCCCCTAGGCTTCCTCCGGCCCTTCAG GTGGCCAGTGTGGGTGGGGCTGGTGGTGAGTCTGGGTGTGGCCGGTACGGTGATGTTCTTCTCTCGTTGGTTCGTGAGACACCACTACATCAGCGCCGGCAGCGGGAAGGGGGCGCTGACGGAGCTCATGTCGCAGTGGTGGGCAGCGTACGGCGCCCTCCTTTCgcaac CTTCGGTCCTCACCCATGCAGCCGTGGGTGGGTGGACTGGCTCGTGGGCGGGGTGGCGGGTGGCGGCGGGGGCGTGGTGGGTGAcggcgctggtggtggcgaGGTCCTACAGCTCTGgcctcacttccctccttgCCGTGAGAACCGTCCCCGTCAG GTACGACTATTTGACGCAGGTAATCGCCGACAAGCAGCTTCACCTGGTGTTCGAGAAAGCTACAGCCCTCGTGGAGCACATGTCG ACGGTGCAGCGCGGGATCTACAAGGAGCTGGCGGATACGAGGCAGCAGGACCGGGCACACTTCCTCGCCTCCTCTGATCTGTACAAGGCGGCTTACCAGGAGGTGCGCAAGGGTAGCCACGCTCTGCTGGTAGAGGACACCACATGTAGGAAGGTTTACTCCGATGATTTCACGAAGTATG GTCAGTGTGACTTCTACATCGGCAAGGAGCAGTACTGGCCGCTCATTTTCAGCCTCATCGGGCGCAAAGGGTCGCCGCTCATCCCAGTCATCAGCAATAT GCTAGAGCAGATGGTTGCCCACGACCTGTACTTCAAGTGGCTGGGGGACGAGCTGCCCAACGCCACAGCCTGCCTCAGGGCCAGCACGCGCGTAACCGTCAATGAGCCATACTCCCTCAAGGGCCTCTGG GGTGTGTTCGTGCTCTTCGCCGGGGGACTGTTGGGGGCCGTCACCGTGCTGCTGTGCGAGGGACTGGCGCTGTCCCTCAACACTGCCACCAGCtaa
- the LOC135089378 gene encoding ceropsin-like encodes MDWNTWQAWVRAGYGRLDPISWEAANVTLLDLVRPEVHHKVHHHWHSFPPPHPLLHPILGTLYTIIGLLSLTGNGIVLWVFSFTRSLRSGTNLLTINLAFSDLLMMLTQFPILVANCFNQSWMLGPFACEQNVSEDGPENAMTLTPLLHLQAVKYRNLHRREAQLSRVVLTSVFFWALAWTPYAVVSLLGVSSWYSLLTPMATALPALFAKLSTVYNPFIYAISHHKYRQELGRRLPWLCCILPSLSYQPSVSLQSSTRSDASSILHFFSRSSSVVSSRNAKAQSDLPSPKTLMSDMATMSFPKGFSRPMAL; translated from the exons ATGGACTGGAACACCTG GCAGGCGTGGGTGAGGGCAGGGTACGGCCGCCTTGACCCCATCTCCTGGGAGGCTGCCAACGTGACCCTGCTGGATCTGGTGAGGCCTGAGGTGCATCACAAGGTCCACCACCACTggcattcctttcctcctcctcacccgcTGTTGCACCCCATCCTTGGCACTCTCTACACCATCATAG GGCTGCTGTCTCTCACCGGCAATGGCATCGTGCTGTGGGTGTTCTCCTTCACCAGAAGTTTGCGTTCAGGCACAAATTTGCTCACCATCAACCTGGCCTTCTCTGACCTCCTCATGATGCTGACTCAGTTCCCCATTCTTGTGGCCAACTGCTTCAACCAGTCGTGGATGCTGGGGCCTTTTGCCTGCGAG CAAAATGTTTCTGAAGACGGGCCTGAAAATGCCATGACACTCACCCCTCTGCTGCACCTCCAGGCTGTCAAGTATCGCAACCTGCACCGGCGGGAGGCTCAGCTGTCCCGAGTGGTCTTGACCTCAGTCTTCTTCTGGGCGCTGGCATGGACGCCCTATGCTG TTGTGTCCCTGCTTGGAGTGTCTTCCTGGTACAGCCTCCTCACCCCGATGGCCACCGCCCTGCCAGCACTCTTTGCCAAGCTCTCCACAGTCTACAATCCCTTCATATATGCAATCTCACATCACAAGTACAGGCAG GAGCTTGGTCGTCGCCTTCCCTGGCTGTGCTGCATCCTGCCCTCACTATCCTACCAACCCTCGGTCTCCCTGCAGTCCTCCACACGGTCTGATGCGTCCTCCATCCTTCACTTCTTCTCCAGATCCTCCTCTGTGGTCTCCTCCAG GAATGCGAAGGCCCAAAGTGACTTGCCCAGCCCCAAGACCCTCATGAGTGATATGGCAACCATGTCATTCCCCAAAGGATTTTCTCGACCCATGGCCCTCTAA
- the LOC135089087 gene encoding glutamate receptor ionotropic, kainate glr-3-like yields MARWWWWTWAVEVTLLAGGLSVRPPLGDGCCLPGSDSLAQTWLPSTSRMGKHEAVPLQLADTERLADGAVLRVAAEEWVPHIAVVDLGGGNFTIRGPMANLLHALAQALNFSYTLVRPPDGAWGIPTNDGDWNGMIGMVKRNVSQVHLT; encoded by the exons atggcgaggtggtggtggtggacttgGGCGGTGGAGGTTACCCTGCTGGCTGGAGGACTGTCCGTCAGGCCTCCTCTGGGCGACGGCTGCTGCCTCCCAG GAAGTGACTCCCTGGCACAGACGTGGCTGCCATCAACTTCTCGCATGGGAAAACATGAGGCTGTTCCTCTCCAGTTGGCAGACACTGAAAG GCTGGCGGACGGGGCGGTGCTGCGAGTGGCCGCCGAGGAGTGGGTGCCGCATATCGCAGTCGTGGACCTCGGGGGCGGCAATTTCACTATTCGAGGACCCATGGCCAATCTGCTCCACGCCCTTGCCCAAGCACTTAACTTCAG CTATACGCTGGTGAGGCCGCCTGACGGAGCCTGGGGCATCCCAACCAATGACGGGGACTGGAATGGCATGATCGGGATGGTCAAGAGAAACGTGAGTCAAGTACATcttacttaa